Within Citromicrobium bathyomarinum, the genomic segment CGTGGTAGCCCCAGGCGACGCCGATCGGCGCTACGCCCGCGCATTTCGCCATGTCGATATCGAAGGAGGTGTCGCCGATCATCACCGCATCGCTCGCCTGCGCACCGCATTCGACCAGCGCCGCCTCCAGCATCGCGGGATGCGGCTTGGACGGGTGGCGATCGGCGGTCTGCAGGCTTTCGAACAGGTCGGACAGGTCGTTGGCGGCGAGGGTGGCGATCAGCCCGCGATCCGATTTGCCGGTCGCGACCGCAAGGCTCCACCCCGCATCGCGCAAGGCGTGCAGCGTCTCGCGAATGCCGGGGTAGAGCGGTTCGCGCAGGGCACCGCTTTCCCGCGTCGCGCGAAAGCTGGCCTTGTAGGCCTCGACCACTTCCAGCGTCGTCTCGTGCTCCGCATCGGGGACCAGCTGGCGCACCGCCTGCAGCAGGCTGAGGCCGACGATCCGCCGTACCGCGTTGCGATCCGGCTGCGGCAGGCCGACCTCAGCAAAAGCAACCTCCATCGAATCGCACACCGCCGCCTGCCCGTCGACCAGCGTGCCGTCGCAATCGAACACCGCGAGCCGCACGCTCATGCGCCGAGGCTCCGCATCAGCGCGGCGAGGGCGGGCCGGCCGGCGGCCTCCTGCCCATCGGCAATTCGCGCGCGTTCTTGGGGGCTCTTCTTCTGCGACAGCTTGAGGGTGGGGCGCCAGGCCTGCACTTCCATCTCGAACCCGGCGATCCCGCGGAACAGCCCGCCCCAAGTCGCCTCGCTCGTTTCCTCCGCCCGCCAGGGCTCGCCCTCGATCCGTGCCTCGTGCTTGGCGATCGCGGCGTGGAGGAAGGCTTCCAGCCCCTCGTCCGCCATCCGCCGCACGCGGCCTTCCAGCTCCAGCGCGACGTAGTCCCATGTAGGCACCGTATCGCGGTTGTCGTACCAGCGGGGAGAAACGTAGGCGTCCGGCCCGTTCAGCGTGATCAGCGCGGTCGCGCCGTTGAGATGGCGGGTCAGCGCATTGCCGCGTGCGAGGTGGAACTGGACCGCACCGTCTCCGGTCGAGAGCAGCGGCGTGTGCGCCACGCGCGGGCCATCCGGCGTGGTCAGGAATACCATCCCGAAGCCGATCTGGTCGATCAGCGTTTCGAACAGCTGGCGATCATCGGACCGGAACAGCGGGTTGGGGTGCATCAGCGCTTGCCCCCACCTTTGCCCTTCGGCTTGGCGCGCGCCTTGCTCTTGGCGGTCGCCTTGGAGACGGTGCGCGAGCGGCGTTCGCCCCGGCGCGCCTTGCGGTACTGCTTGGCGTGCTGCTTCGCGTCCTGCTTCTTCTCCGCCTTGGTCTTGGGCGGGGCCTCTTCGCGCAGCGGCTGCGCATCGCTCAGTGAGAGGTCGAAGCCCATCTGCTCCATCGTCGCGGCGAAGTGCTCGGGCAGTTCGGCGGTGACGTCCAGCTGGCCGCCGCCGGGCTGGCTGATGATCAGGCGGCGCGCGTGGAGGTGCATCTTGCGGCTGACGCTGCCGGTCAGGAAGGCTTCCTGTCCGCCATACTTGCCATCGCCCACGATCGGGTGGCCCATCGCCGCGCAATGCACGCGCAGCTGGTGGGTGCGGCCGGTCAGCGGTTCGAGTTCGAGCCAGGCGGCGCGGTTGCCCGCCCGCTCGACCACGCGGTAGCGCGTCTTGGCCGGTTGTCCGCCTTCCGTGTCGACATGCATCTTCTCGCCGCCGGTGCCCGGCTGCTTGGCGAGTGGGGCGTCGATCTCACCCACGTGCTGTTCGGGCACGCCGACCACCAGCGCCCAGTAGACCTTCTTCGCACTGCGACCCGCGAACCGCTTGCTGAACGCCGCCGCGCTCCCGGGCGTGCGCGCGATCAGCAGGACGCCGGAGGTATCCTTGTCGAGCCGGTGGACGAGGCGAGGGCGAGGGCCGTCACCCTCGACGAAGGCGTCGAGCAGGCCGTCGACATGGCTGAAGGTCTTGCTGCCGCCCTGCGTTGCAAGGCCCGGAGGCTTGTTGAGCACGATCGCGTTCGGCGTCTCCTTGATCACCATCGCGCGTGCCTGCGCCTTCTGGTCCTCGGTCAGCTCGCGGCGGCGGGGCGGGGTCTTCGCGCGCGCCGGATTGCCCGGGGGGATGCGCAGTACCTGCCCCTGGGTGAGCCGGTCGTCGGGCTTTGCCCGCGCGCCGTCGACCCGGATCTGCCCGGTCCGCGCCCAGCGCGCGACGGTGGCGAAGCCGACTTCGGGCAGGTGACGCTTGAACCAGCGGTCCAGCCGCACGCCCTCGTCATCCTCGGCCACGGTGTATTGCCGGACCTCTCCCTTTTCGGGGCGCTTTTCATTTTCCGGCATTGATCAGAACACTCGTGTGATGGTGAGGCCGCAAACCAGCGCGGCGATCGACAGGACGACCGAGGCAGCGATGTATAGCAGCGCAATGCCCAGCTGGCCGTCCTCGATCAGCAGCCAGGTTTCCAAGCTGAAGGAGGAAAAGGTGGTGAACCCGCCGAGCAGGCCGACGCCCAGCATCAGCCGGGCAGGCTCTTCGAAATCGCCGCCCAGTCCGCGTGCGAGGCACCCGACCAGCAGCCCCATGCCGAGCCCGCCGATGCCATTGGCAGCAAAAGTCGGCCAGGGGAAGCCACCGACCGGCTGGATCGAGAGCAGCGCGGTCATTGCGCGGCCCAGCTGGTAGCGCAGCAACGCGCCCATTCCGCCGCCGAATGCGACGCATAAAGAGGCTGTGATGGGGGAAAGACTGGTCATTTTCGCGTGCAACCCTATCTTTGCGCGAGCCCCGCGCCAAGCGGGCACGCGCATGGCAGCACAAATGAAACGCGCAGATGCTTGCGCGAGGGGCCTATTTTGGCTATGTAGCGCCCATTGAAGCTGGCCGCTTCGGCGTTGCCGGCCTCTTCCATGTGACAATTCCGGGCTTTTCGTGCTTCGGCGCGAATCGCAGGGCTATGAACTGAAAGGCGTTTCTTTTTATGCAAATCATCGTTCGCGATAACAATGTCGACCAAGCGCTGCGGGCACTCAAGAAGAAGCTGCAGCGTGAAGGCGTCTATCGCGAGATGAAGCTGCGCCGCCACTACGAAAAGCCGAGCGAAAAGCGCGCCCGTGAAAAGGCTGCCGCCGTTCGCCGCGCTCGCAAGCTCGAGCGTAAGCGCGCAGAGCGCGACGGCCGCTAGGCCCGGTGGGTGCTCTGCATCCGTGCAGCGTGCCCGCCCACAGCATTGAACGCCCAGCCTTGAACTGGTGAACGGCTTGCGCCAGATGGGCGCGAGCCGTTTGGCGTTTGTGCGCGCCATTCATCCAGTATTGCTTCAAACAGCCTTCCAGGATCCGACCAGATGACAGAAATTACGCGCGTCCCCCTCCGCCCGATTGCGAAGGGCTCGCTCGCCAAGCTGTGGATCGGCGTCATCGTCGCAGTCGCCCTGGCGGTGCTGCTCGCGTGGAGCCTTTCGCCCAAGGGTGTCGAACTGACCGTGGTCCAGCCGGGCACCGGCCCCAGCCCGAGCGATGACGACGTGATTTTCGTGAATTATGTCGGCCGCCTCGACGATGGCACCGTGTTCGACGAATCGCGCCCGCTGCCTCTGCCCCCGCAGGCACAGGGCATCTTCCCCGAAGGCAACCCGCTGCCGCTGGGCAACATGATCCCCGGCTTCACCGAAGGCGCGAAGCAGATGCAGAAGGGCGGCAAGTACGAACTGCATATTCCCGCCGACCAGGGCTACGGCGCAGAGCCGCCCGCCGGCGCACCGATCCCGCCCAATGCCGATCTGACCTTCGATGTCGAACTGATCGATTTCATGAGCCGCGAGGAATTCGACCGGCGCGTGGCGATGATCACCGCGCTGATGCAGCAGCAGGGCGCGATGCCGGGCATGGCTCCGGGCGAACTGCCGCCGCCCGACGCAGCGCCGATGCCGGAAGGGGCTGCCCCGCCGCAATAAGGCGGGTATAGAGCCGCTCCTTGATGGGGAGCGGACCATGGTTGACGACAAGACGATGGATGGTGGCGAGGCCGAGCCCGCCACCGCCCGCAACCGGGCCGAATCGCTGTGGCATCTGCGCCCCTGGCTGTTTGCAGGCCTGCTCGGCGTGGCAGGCCTCGCCATCCATCTCCTGCTCCACCATGCAAACGACAGCGGCCCGCGCGTGGCGGGGGCAGCGTTCATCCCTTTCGCCTGTGGAGCCTTCGTCTTCACTGCCGAGCGCGGGCGATACCTCGCCCCTGCGATCTTCTCTGTCGTCACCGGCCTGATCGTCGGCGGGCTGACCTGGCGTGCGGTCGGCGCGGGCAATGATATCGCAGATGGCGGCTATGCGATCGCCGCCGGGGTATTCGCCTGCCTGCTGGCGGTGCCGCTGTTCCAAGCCGATTTCCTCCATCGCCGCCTGCGGACCGATTACAAGGACATCCACTATTTCGTGTGGACCGACGCCATCACCGGCGCGGGTGCACTCGCGTTCTTCCTGATCGCCTGGCTGCTGATCTGGCTGCTCGCATCGCTGTTCGATCTGGTGGGCATTCCCTTGCGCGATCTGGTGCAGCAGGACTGGTTCACCGCGACCTATGCCGGGCTGACGCTGGGCGCGGGGCTGGGCACGCTGCGCAACCAGCTGAAGATCATCGGCACGCTGCAATCCGTCGTGCTGCTGGTCCTCTCGATCCTCGCACTCCCGCTCGCAGTGGCCATCGCCGTGTTCCTCGGCGCGGTGGTCGTCTCGGGACCCAGCGTGCTGTGGAACGCGACCGACAGCGCGACCCCGGTGCTGCTCTCGATCGCGATCGGCGCCTACGTACTCGCCAATGCGGTGCTGCGCGACCGGGATGCGGACATGGTCGGCGGGCCGGTGCTCAAGTGGTCGGGCTATGCGCTGGCGCTCGGCATTCTGCCGCTGACGGTTTTCGCCGCGATCTCCACCGGCGTGCG encodes:
- a CDS encoding HAD-IA family hydrolase, whose translation is MSVRLAVFDCDGTLVDGQAAVCDSMEVAFAEVGLPQPDRNAVRRIVGLSLLQAVRQLVPDAEHETTLEVVEAYKASFRATRESGALREPLYPGIRETLHALRDAGWSLAVATGKSDRGLIATLAANDLSDLFESLQTADRHPSKPHPAMLEAALVECGAQASDAVMIGDTSFDIDMAKCAGVAPIGVAWGYHEPAELLRAGAVSVADAPSQLTELILAR
- a CDS encoding FMN-binding negative transcriptional regulator; this translates as MHPNPLFRSDDRQLFETLIDQIGFGMVFLTTPDGPRVAHTPLLSTGDGAVQFHLARGNALTRHLNGATALITLNGPDAYVSPRWYDNRDTVPTWDYVALELEGRVRRMADEGLEAFLHAAIAKHEARIEGEPWRAEETSEATWGGLFRGIAGFEMEVQAWRPTLKLSQKKSPQERARIADGQEAAGRPALAALMRSLGA
- a CDS encoding RluA family pseudouridine synthase; amino-acid sequence: MPENEKRPEKGEVRQYTVAEDDEGVRLDRWFKRHLPEVGFATVARWARTGQIRVDGARAKPDDRLTQGQVLRIPPGNPARAKTPPRRRELTEDQKAQARAMVIKETPNAIVLNKPPGLATQGGSKTFSHVDGLLDAFVEGDGPRPRLVHRLDKDTSGVLLIARTPGSAAAFSKRFAGRSAKKVYWALVVGVPEQHVGEIDAPLAKQPGTGGEKMHVDTEGGQPAKTRYRVVERAGNRAAWLELEPLTGRTHQLRVHCAAMGHPIVGDGKYGGQEAFLTGSVSRKMHLHARRLIISQPGGGQLDVTAELPEHFAATMEQMGFDLSLSDAQPLREEAPPKTKAEKKQDAKQHAKQYRKARRGERRSRTVSKATAKSKARAKPKGKGGGKR
- the crcB gene encoding fluoride efflux transporter CrcB, whose product is MTSLSPITASLCVAFGGGMGALLRYQLGRAMTALLSIQPVGGFPWPTFAANGIGGLGMGLLVGCLARGLGGDFEEPARLMLGVGLLGGFTTFSSFSLETWLLIEDGQLGIALLYIAASVVLSIAALVCGLTITRVF
- the rpsU gene encoding 30S ribosomal protein S21; protein product: MQIIVRDNNVDQALRALKKKLQREGVYREMKLRRHYEKPSEKRAREKAAAVRRARKLERKRAERDGR
- a CDS encoding FKBP-type peptidyl-prolyl cis-trans isomerase: MTEITRVPLRPIAKGSLAKLWIGVIVAVALAVLLAWSLSPKGVELTVVQPGTGPSPSDDDVIFVNYVGRLDDGTVFDESRPLPLPPQAQGIFPEGNPLPLGNMIPGFTEGAKQMQKGGKYELHIPADQGYGAEPPAGAPIPPNADLTFDVELIDFMSREEFDRRVAMITALMQQQGAMPGMAPGELPPPDAAPMPEGAAPPQ
- a CDS encoding DUF4153 domain-containing protein is translated as MVDDKTMDGGEAEPATARNRAESLWHLRPWLFAGLLGVAGLAIHLLLHHANDSGPRVAGAAFIPFACGAFVFTAERGRYLAPAIFSVVTGLIVGGLTWRAVGAGNDIADGGYAIAAGVFACLLAVPLFQADFLHRRLRTDYKDIHYFVWTDAITGAGALAFFLIAWLLIWLLASLFDLVGIPLRDLVQQDWFTATYAGLTLGAGLGTLRNQLKIIGTLQSVVLLVLSILALPLAVAIAVFLGAVVVSGPSVLWNATDSATPVLLSIAIGAYVLANAVLRDRDADMVGGPVLKWSGYALALGILPLTVFAAISTGVRIDQHGLSPERLWALCSLIVAVAFGLAYFVDALVGARGSWRDRLRASNLKLGLGTALFALFLALPVLNFGAISTSDQLARLKSGAISVEEFDFSALKWDFGEPGRRALQRLAGSDNEAIAKGARQAQSQEARPYRWAGERQAPESLSISWQGGDDALQSAIEDYLLANRNMCTSEYPCAAIEAGMLPSGDRLVLVTSGSNPEYLGVAEGGDVTQYYARQGRLLEQPFEMAVDLDEPGREGPPEAEIRPFEGRQLYVDGEPVGEPFK